Genomic window (bacterium):
TTGTCCGACCAGGATCTGTGTATTTTGCGAGGTTCCTGGATGAAAGCGGGCGACCAGATCACGGGCCACCAGCGTGGAGGCCGAGTTATACATGGAGCTGATGGAGGACATCAGCGCCGCCAACAGAGCGGCCAGAACAAGTCCTTTGAGTCCTGCCGGCAAAAGCGTCTGCACCAAAACGCTGTAGGTCCGGTTATAATCTGCTGCGCCGTTGCTGCCATGAATGTCCAGAGCCAGCGCCGCTGCGATCACACCGGGCAGCACAAGAATAAAAACCGGAATGATTTTTAGAAAACCAGCAAAGATGGCGCCAAGCCGCGCTTCGCGCACGTTTTTCGCCCCCAGCACGCGTTGAACGTTCACCTGATCCATGCACCAGTAAAACATGCCGCCCACGAGAAAATTGCCCAGAATGAACCCGATGAAGGAGCTGTTGGACTCCGGGCCTTTGACCATGGAGAGGAGATCGGTTTTGCCCAGCTGCTGCAGCCGTTCCGTCAAACCGGACCATCCCCCGGCCTGATCCATGCCGAGTCCGGTCAGCACCATGGAACCGCCGATGAGAATGATCGCCTGGAGCGCGTCGGTATAGACGACGGCGGCGAGTCCGCCTACCATGGTATAAACCGCGGTAAAGATGCCGATGCCCCAGAGGATGAACTGGAAATCCCAGCCGGTCAAATCGCAAAGGACGCGTGTGCCCGAGTACAAGGCCACCGAGGACTTGGTGAATATGATCATGACGAGAAAGTAGATGGTCAGCAGCATGCGCACTTGTGCGCCGAACCGTTTTTCAAAATATTCCGGAATGGTGAACACTTTGTGCTTCAGGTACTGCGGTGCAAAGACGCCGGCCAGCATGAGCAGGCAGTAACAGGCCATCCACTCGTAGCAGCCCTGCACCAATCCCTCACGATTTCCGCCCGCTGCCAGGCCGACAAAATGCTCGGCGGAAATATTGGTGGCAAAAAGCGACAATCCGATGATCGGCCAGGTGAGACTGCGGCCGGCGAGAAAAAAATCCTCTGATTTTTTCCAGCGCCGGGCGAAATGCAGTCCGAGACTGATGGTGACAACGAGATAAATCACAATAATCAGGTAATCTGCGGCTGAAAGGTGGATGGTAAAATGTGGCGACATACTGTTCTAATTCCGAGATTGTACCCTTGGCTTCTCCAGCGGACCAAAGAGTATCCTGTTCCGCCGCTGTGGATTGCCAGGCATAAAACCGTGCCTGTAACAGGTTAGGCGCCCGGCATTTCGGCAAAAATAGATATTCAAATTTGCAATATCAAGGGAAAACAGCATGGGAAGGAAAGAAATTTTTCAGCCTTAAAAGCCTTACCGCAGCTCAACGTTCGAGCAAGAAGCAGGAAAAGTGTTCATAAGAAGGATTGAGTCATAGCTTTGGAAAATGATGGCAATTATTTTGCGTCCTACTCGTTATCTCCTGCATGGCGATCTTTAGGATAGTTGTTTGTTTTTATTGTATTTTTGCTTTATGGAATTCCCTGTTCACATGCGCAGCTTGGCGTGCGATAGCGGTTGTAATCGGTTGAAATTGTACTTGAAATAATCGGGGCGTTTTAGTATTTTATAGAATAGAAGGGCCTGTAGCTCAACGGTAGAGCAACGGACTCATAATACTGCGCACGGAAAACGCAGACCAGGGTTTCCCAAAAGTAAAATTTACAATTATCTGTAATCAATGAACTAAGCCCGAAGCGGTGCGAAAGGATTTTGATCCTTTTCGAAGCTTTTCGGGCTTTTTTGTTTTAATTTGCCATAAACATGGCACAAATCTGGCATAGTTTAAATTTCAAAATTGATTATCGGATGGCTGTTTTTCACTCTCACATCTATTCATCGTTACCTCAATATCCATTATTATTAATTTTATTACTGG
Coding sequences:
- a CDS encoding sodium/solute symporter (Members of the Solute:Sodium Symporter (SSS), TC 2.A.21 as described in tcdb.org, catalyze solute:Na+ symport. Known solutes for members of the family include sugars, amino acids, nucleosides, inositols, vitamins, urea or anions, depending on the system.), with translation MSPHFTIHLSAADYLIIVIYLVVTISLGLHFARRWKKSEDFFLAGRSLTWPIIGLSLFATNISAEHFVGLAAGGNREGLVQGCYEWMACYCLLMLAGVFAPQYLKHKVFTIPEYFEKRFGAQVRMLLTIYFLVMIIFTKSSVALYSGTRVLCDLTGWDFQFILWGIGIFTAVYTMVGGLAAVVYTDALQAIILIGGSMVLTGLGMDQAGGWSGLTERLQQLGKTDLLSMVKGPESNSSFIGFILGNFLVGGMFYWCMDQVNVQRVLGAKNVREARLGAIFAGFLKIIPVFILVLPGVIAAALALDIHGSNGAADYNRTYSVLVQTLLPAGLKGLVLAALLAALMSSISSMYNSASTLVARDLVARFHPGTSQNTQILVGQLALLMVMVGGILTTPLIGRYAHLWEYLQEVTAYFSVPFAVVGLCGVFIRRVNRSGAYAAILTGVTMSALLMTDSHTQGGLLSILRHPYLNSFLTRSFLCALMSFIALITVSMLTPRPAEAVQTGVFSFSWKRGEGESDHDLRLAGIWMAVLFISVTTLFWIFR